From the Lathyrus oleraceus cultivar Zhongwan6 chromosome 4, CAAS_Psat_ZW6_1.0, whole genome shotgun sequence genome, one window contains:
- the LOC127137767 gene encoding uncharacterized protein LOC127137767 has translation MSESDHSEHSGVNTHKSADTGDFDQSKNTTFRGSKSEFHPTLAVPNIRNHIPIILEMEKDQYGTWAELFRIHAHSHRVLYHIVPTIGKEPPVVTDANHEQWSTLDATVIQWIYFTISTDLLITIVEPNSTAIKAWNRLEYIFQDNQNARAVTLEQELSNTRMEDFPNVSAICQRFKMIYDQLRNHRVVLQLIFGLPKAYRSVATLILQRNPLPKFYQARSMLTLKEASMAKMANIGSHAAMHTTQSKPTKDTSQRDNFRPDNRSHSRGNQGRGGGRGNRSSPHSRALSASSPWFARPWQQQHYPTWQP, from the coding sequence ATGTCTGAATCAGACCATTCAGAACACAGTGGCGTCAATACCCATAAATCCGCCGATACTGGTGATTTCGATCAGTCCAAGAACACCACATTTAGAGGTTCCAAATCAGAGTTTCATCCCACTCTTGCCGTCCCCAATATTAGGAACCACATTCCTATTATTCTTGAGATGGAAAAAGATCAATATGGTACCTGGGCCGAGCTTTTCCGCATCCATGCTCACTCACACCGAGTCCTGTATCACATTGTTCCAACTATTGGAAAAGAGCCACCAGTCGTTACCGACGCCAACCATGAACAATGGTCCACTCTTGATGCCACCGTTATTCAGTGGATTTATTTCACTATTTCTACCGATTTGCTGATCACTATTGTAGAACCCAACTCCACTGCAATAAAAGCATGGAATCGCTTGGAATATATTTTTCAAGACAACCAAAATGCTCGAGCTGTCACTCTTGAGCAAGAGCTTTCTAACACTCGTATGGAGGATTTTCCCAATGTCTCGGCTATCTGTCAGCGTTTTAAGATGATTTATGATCAGTTGAGAAATCATCGTGTGGTCCTTCAGCTGATCTTTGGTCTCCCAAAAGCTTACCGCAGTGTTGCTACTTTGATTCTCCAGAGAAACCCTCTTCCGAAATTCTATCAGGCTCGTTCCATGCTCACTTTGAAAGAAGCCAGTATGGCTAAGATGGCAAACATAGGCTCTCATGCTGCTATGCACACTACTCAGTCGAAACCTACTAAAGACACCTCTCAGCGTGACAATTTCCGCCCCGACAACCGTTCTCACTCCCGTGGCAACCAGGGTCGCGGAGGGGGACGTGGTAACCGCAGTTCACCTCATTCTAGAGCTCTCAGCGCTTCCTCACCTTGGTTCGCTCGTCCTtggcaacaacaacattaccCAACCTGGCAACCATGA